From the Xenopus laevis strain J_2021 chromosome 7L, Xenopus_laevis_v10.1, whole genome shotgun sequence genome, the window GTAACAGAAGTAAAGAATATATCCAGAAAGGACATGTTACAGAGGAAGAAGTACATTGGCTTGTGCAAGTTACTGTCCAGGCTAATTAGAATAATGATGAGAGTGTTGCTTATGACAGTGATAATATAAATCAGTAGGAACAAGAGGAAAAGTGGAACCTTCTCCTTCTCAGAATGAGAAAATCCCAGGATGAGAAATTCAGTAAAACTACTTTCATTAGGAACAATTTCCAACATggtcacaaaaaaatcaaaaacattgcGAGTGGAAATGTcataaaattcaaaattattttgttatcaGTTATGTTTCATATTGATCAACTCATTAAAACAGTTTCCATTCAAAACACTTTTAGCAATAATAATTGAAAATCATAATCATGAACTGATATATTATAGATTTCCATATTACTTTGACATCAGTTATGTTATGATAATGCTAGAATATTTATCCAGTGCAATTTCCTACAGGACAATagataaaaaaatagatataaaaaatagataaaatggtATTTTGGGGGGAAACACAGTCTGTGACATTGTAGTGTAGATACTAAGCAGCCAGACTCATTTAgaaaaaatagaatgttttttaaagggatactgtcatgagggaaaacattttttcaaaatgaatcagttaatagtgctgctccagcagaattctgcactgaaatccatttctcaaaagagcaaacagatttttttatatttaattttgaaatctgacgcggggctagacatattgtcaatttcccagctgccccaagtcatgtgacttgtgctctgataaacttcaatcactctttactgctgtactgcaagttggagtgatatcaccccctccctttcccccccagcagccaaacaaaagaacaatgggaaggtaaccagatagcagctccctaacacaagataacagctgcctggtagatctaagaacaacactcaatagtaaaaacccatgtcccactgagacacattcagttacattgagaaggaaaaacagcagcctgccagaaagcatttctctcctaaagtgcaggcactagtcacatgacatggggcagctgggaaattgacaaaatttctagcctcatgacagatttcaaaattgaatataaaaaaatctgtttgctcttttgagaaatggatttcagtgcagaattctgctggagtagctctattaactgatgtgttttgaaaaaaacatgttttccgatgacaggatccctttaaagaaaatgaagGGTTAACAACAGAAATAGGTCAAGAATCATAAGTTAGTGAGATCCAAAGGCTAGATCTGGTGTATCTTCAGCTAGTTTTGACCAGTAGATTAGAACAGAATCGTGCTTGCCAAAAACAGCTTAATAAAATACCTTTTAATTAtcgctatattttttttttttttttcataacctgAAATCACATTTTGACCAATCCTTTTCAGGTTGTGATTACTTCACTAAAATTAGACTTCATATTTCAAATGACTGGGGATGTCCGAATTGTGCATGATCAGGGTCTGTAGAGTCTAGAGAAGGCTTCTACTAGCAATCCCTAACCCAGGTACCTGTGTTTTGCTTGAAGGAGTATAAGGACACAAAGGTAGTGCCATAACAATACTGATTCGGAATGAGCCTGGTTGATATAAGAATGCAAACCCCTATTATGTGTAATGCCTTGGTCAAGGGAAAACCTATAGTCCTAATGGTCTTGGTGCATTCTTCAAATATCACTGTAAGTACAATTTTGCTTTCCTTGTAGCATCTAATGTATATCTCCTTTCCATTCCTCTGTGAGTTATTCTTGGCGGTGTATATATTCCATTTACTGGTTCTCTAAGCTGTTGGTGGGGAAGAACTTAAAGGAATAGTCCAATTCCTCCAAACACTGACCTAGGGTCTACACCCAGGCATGACTTGTTGATGCAGCATATAATAAGGATTTCTACCAGGCCAGCTGAGCAGCATTAGATAAATTATCAACTGAAGAGTGTGAGGCCCAGGGAATCACCAGATTATGGTAGGTATCTTGAAGCTTCATTGAAGTGACAAGAAATGCTATAGACAAACTTATTAAACATTGATTCTAAGCAATTTCCTGAATCTCTGCAATACATTTGTGACCGAATTGTTGTTTTGCTTTGTTTCTCTGAGGTTCCTGAAATATGAATAATCTCAATACTAaacattaaaaggatactgtcatgatttttatggtttactttttatttctaaatgacactgtttacattgcaaacaattcattctcctatttaaaattttattcttggaccaacaaatgtatttttagctgtaatattggttgcgcctgattctgagctttgagaaagagccaactcttcaggatggaactgcttacCATtgtatcaatccaacttgcagtgtagcagaaaAGATTGCCTGAAGTTTATCAATCACGTTgtttggggcacctgggaaatgtaCGTAATGTTtagccaaatttcaaaatgaaataaaaaaaaaaatctgcttgcttttttaaaaacggattttagtgcagaattctgctggatcagcacaaTTAAcgttgcattttgaaaaaaacatgttttcccgtgttTTGCCCAATCACTATCACTGTAGCTGCAAATGGAATGTCCGTAGCCTTAATCTGAAAAATAATTGGCGTGAGTGTTTGAGTAGAAATTACAAAATTTGGTAAGAAACATTTAGGACAATCTTACTAAATAATCAGATAATTAACTACCTTTTAATTTTTGTCAAAGCTTTAAAATAGTGTTCCTAGCTGGTTTAGATATTATACATTTATGCAgttatgaaaaacattttatggTCTCCAGTCAAACTTTTTATTGCCCCCATATTCATAGTTAAAGTAGCTACATTTTTTCCTGCTGAACAGCAAAATCtttacttaataaatatttttcttttgaaagaAAATTAATCCTTTCCTGAATAAATGGCAGATAACAGCAATAAATGCACGTTGCTTGTGATGTTCTTTCCTTTACATATGGCGGTTTCTGTAGATATTTATGCCTGTTTGCATTTCCCTTGGCACCAATAACTGTATTATGTTTTGGCTTTTAGGCCCAAATCCCTAGAGGGAATTCACAAGAGAAATGTGCATGGTTCCAAGTTTAATTTGATTGTCTCTACTGTagctaaataaaattaaaatagcagTTTTAGATCGATAACCAAGGCTGCATGAGTAGATTCTTCATAGTTTTGGGCTTTCTGCTCTGGTTTTCATTTGCTAATCCGATACATTCGACTTGTAGCAGCGACAATTCAATAAgggttgaataaataaataaattagaattcaacattttttttggtgtcaaagataagtaataaaaagtagcaatagcaattaaGTTGTGACcttacagagaaaatgtttttagatagggtcagtgacccccttctgGAAGCTGAAAAACTCTAATTCGATTTCGAATTGGAATTTGAATCagagatttatcatccccctacctTGGAAGTAACTCAAATTCAAAAGGTCGCTGCCTAAAACCTGCtaagttcatgtagaagacaatAGCAGACGTCCGCTGACCTATTTCAAGAagttacagccttcctgacattcatatttttttggagAAAGACTCTATTCGAATTGCCTTCAATTTGGAtccgaattagattcgagttttcgggtcggtaacattagatcaaattttagatgttcaagtttttctttatcaagtcttaaataaaatactattCGCGTTTCAAGGTCAGTTGAGGTTATTTGAGTTcctttgaggtaaaaaaaaaaacctctaaaattcgacttttgataaatcagcaattagtttgTATTCTCCCCAAGTTTATTGTACCATGCTGTGGAACATGTTGGTGCTGTACAAATGAACTAAAATATCAATGCTATATAAAGCATAATGTTCAAAGATTCTTTTTTTCTGCCTACACCCTAAACAGCCGTGGTTTATCTTATCAAGTAGATTAGTGCTGCTGAGCTGGACTCAAATGGTTTTTATACCCAAAGACTGCGCAAGGGCTCAGTAGACTTCTTTGCTTTACATCATTACTAAAAgccttgttgaaaaatataaagGGTCATTGGTAATATAATGTGCCcttaaacaatatttatttaaacatcatGGGTTGTATGATGtagaaacaaagtttctctcACCAGAATTTGTCATTTACAATCACCCTGCATACTTATTACAACCTTCAGGAGGTTTTTGCTCAATAactaaattattaaaattttctGATTACTCccagggtgtaactatagaggaagcagaaccaacAACTGCTGTGGAGGCCAGAAAGTGTAGGGGGACAATGGGTAGGTGACTGATAAGTACTTTcagaaaatgtttataaaaatgacTTCATTAAAAGTCTATGGGCCTTATAATGATGGAGCCCAATaatttctagttatgccactgaactaCTCTTAGATCTACTCAACATCaattatatatagaatttaaactgaaaacaaatcATCTATACACACAAGTGAAGAGAAATTTAAAATTAATAGCAAAAAGGAACTATGATCTCCTTTCTTCACagtaaaacagggattgtttgaccttagattgcaatatatttatggtGGCCAACTGCTTGTTATTCCCTGGTCTAGTCAATCCTACCTTCTTTCtagtttgatttttttagaaTTCCTACATTTTAATATGAGAAATTTCCATAAACAGACACTGAGACTCCATCAACCGTTCACTACAAGAATAGGCAATTATTATAGAGCATTTTGATGAACTTATGTTGTCCAATCAAGTTGCTTTATTCATCCACTGGAATTAATCTCATAGGATGAGGCTACAGTGAACACCAGGAATAGGACAGGAACTTTACATTTATGTAAAAATCTGGGCtgttctttttccaaaatgtatggaTTTGTATTCCATTCAAAGAAATGACGTGTATGTCCCTGCTCTGATTTCTGATATCAAGGGGGAAAAGTCTCTCTTAGCTGACCAAAGTATTATCAGCCTGATTTGTACTTCACATATCAATGAAATCAAAGGCATCATCTTCTCCCACAATAGACTTTGGTACCCCCTCTCTCAAATCACAAAATAGCCAAGGAACAGAGTATGAGACCTTTGTATTAACTCTTGGGTGACATAAAACAATTGCTAATAGAAGGAAACGTGCCACCTAGaccatattttcacatatatgtaATTTAGCTGTTAGACATTGAAACCCTTTGGATCCTTCTTTGGTTGACAACAGACATTTAATaacaatgcaaagttttgtctcaAAGACTTTGATAAGAAGTGACACAAGACAATGGCAAAGTCATCAATATGTTCTTGTAGCCCGATGAGCCATCTTATTAAATAAACGGTTACTGTTTTCCTAAGGGCATCTGTCACCTCAGTGTTCCTTAAGGTGTAGATGATGGGGTTTAGCATAGGAATGACAGCTGTGTAGAGCAATGCGAAGAGCTTGTCATGGGCTGGAAAATACATGGAGCTTGGGCGCATGTAGACCCCAATCATGATCCCATAGAAGAGACCAACTACAGTAAGGTGTGATGCACATGTAGAGAAGGCTTTGCTTCTCCCAGTTTTAGAGTGGATGCCCAGAATGCTATGCACAATAGTTGCATATGAAGCCAAAGTGAACAAAAATGGGAGAAGAGCCAATGTAATGCTCTCTATAAAGATCACTACTTGAATATCTGAGATCTTATTGCAAGCTAGTTTCAGCAGTGCCGTCAGgtcacagaagaaatggttaatcATTTTAGAATTGCAAAAATGAAAGCTGGACGAGAAGGAAACAGGCACTGACGAACTTACAAACCCTATAATCCAACAACTTTTTGCCAGTAGGACACAAATTTTTGGATTCATCACCACTGAGTAGTGCAGGGGTTTGCAGATGGCGACATATCTGTCATAAGACATAGCAGCCAGAAGAAAATATTCAGAAACTGCAAatgagatgtaaaaatattgcTGCAATAGGCAGGAAGCAAAAGAAATGGTTCCATCTTGTTCTGAGTGCAGCTGGATGAGTTTAGGAAGGGTGGTTGTGGTGTAGCAAATATCCAGAAATGCCAGGTTGCAAAGGAAGTAATACATAGGGCTCTGCAGAGGGTTATTCATTGACACCACcactataataataatgtttcctAATAAAGTTAGAATATATATGAGATAGAAACTCACCAGCAGGGTGTAATGTAGTTGTGGAAGGTCTAAGAATCCCACGAGGATAAAtgagttatttttattgaaaatttcttttAATTCCATATTCCTTGAGGAAGAGTAGTATACTAGTGACGTAAGAACTGAGATAGTTTCAGAACCATCTAAAGTCTTCAGAtaataacacagaaaacaaataattgtGGTGCCTCATCTGCTGCAAAACTGCAGTTAATAGACAGACATGCCAACCATTTATGCATTAGTTTAATGTGCCCCAGAACTGAGTATGTGAAAGGAAGCCTGATATAAATAAAACCTCATATAGGTCCTTTGGTTACTGGCTCCTATTTACTTACCCATGATTTGGGCCACATGGTATAACCCAATCAGCTATGGCAAAACAAGCATTAAACAAGCATTATGTTTGAACGAGTCCCATGGAAAAAGCACATCATTGATCTGAGATCTGGGCGTTGATTTTATATGTGTGTCCATGCTTACATATTTCATAGACATTTGGAGAAGCTCCTTGGCACTTACCTGTATGCATAAAGTGTATATTTTAATGGTACATAGAGCAGATAAATCTAAACTATCCTAGGTTGCTTTTTACCTTCCACGGAGCCTTCAAAACTTTGTTTTAGCCCTGGGAGGCACCTTCACTATAATATTTTTAAGAACCATATTAGAAGACGTTAAACAAGAATGGGCGGAAAGAGTAATCATTTtcctcattattttctaaaattcttTCTAAAGAAATCAGAGGTATTTTCCTCATCATTATCTGACTGCAAGGCCAGTAAACCTGGGAAAGGTTGAAAGGTCTCCAACCAAACTCATTTCATGCTTATGACTGTTTCCAAAAATGCGTTTTACAAAGACTCCAAGAAGGTTGATGAGATCCAGGGGAACTGAGATGAGTTGGCTCTGATGTGAATGTGTATTTAACAGTGCAGGTTTAATGTGATTACAATGGCAAAAGTCCAAATGAGAACAATCAGTTTTGTGTGATAACATCAGTTAGAAATTAAGGAGGGCCAAGCAGAGGAAAATATACGCATTTTGGTAAGACAAAGGTAAATGAAAATGATTCATTCAAATAGGAATAACAATTACTAAAATGTGGTGTTTACAACAAAatcacacttgggggcagatttacatatggtcgaatattgagggttaattaacccttattcgactgccgaaggtaaatccttcgacttcgaatatcgaagtcgaaggatttgctgctattcgtttgatcaaacgaaaaatcgttcaatcgaacgattaaatccttcgaatcatttgaatcatttctttgaccaaaaaaagcttgcaaagcctatggggaccttccccataggctaacattgaggttcggtaggttttagatggcaaagtaaggggttgaagttttttttaaagagacagtacttcacctatcgaatggtcgaatagtcgaacgatttttagttcgaatcgttcgattctaagtcgtagtcgaaggtcgaagtagccaattcgatggtcgaagtagccaaaaaaaacatttgaaattcgaagttttttaaattctcgaactgagtaaatgtgccccctagtgtgtgtTTTTAAGTGGAGGCTGCCCCCAATAGTCAAACAAAACAGATgtttttgaataaaatgtttaaagcttTGTAGGAATTATGCAGATTCTTTCAATCAAAAATGTAATACTATGGATATAGGGTGTTTTCACTACTGACCCATCAAAAACATTCTAAACtagatattataattatttttaattaagcaAAAAATGTAACAATTCTATTGATTTGTCCATGTGCTGGTATTCAGCTTaggtattgctatttttttttaccccgaAACATATACTGTTCAGTGAAACCTCAATATGTTGCAACTTGGTTTTCTCTAGAACAGACAGTTATGggcaaaaataattaataaatattctaTATGTTCGTACATAAGTACAGAATGGATAACATTGAGAAATACCTACACAGtggatatatatattatgtagtgCTCTTCATTATCTGTCTGCATCAGTCTTCTTTTAGAATCCATGAATATTGTCTAATGAGTGTCTCTTCTTTATATATAATCTTCTAAGAAGGTTTAGTCAGCAGAGGGACTCATTAATTTGGGGCCATCAGCCACCAGGGGGATCGTAGATAGAGTGTAGAAGGAAATAATGATAATGGTAATTGTGACATAATTTTATTAATGATAAAAGGAGGTTTGAGTAACCTTAACAGGAGAAGATGAAGAGAAGATCTTCCTTAGATGGTAGAGCGGTGATGTTTAAGCTAAAGTTTAGAATCAGTACTACTGCAGAGTAAGAGCAATAGTTGTGGGTGTTTTGGTTACACCTCCGTATGCCCCTACCCGATACTCACTATGTAACTGAAGTGGATACAGCTGCCTTGtatacattatggggctgattcactaagggtcgaatatcgagggttaattaaccctcgatattcgactaggaatttaaatcctttgacttcgaatatcgaagtcgaaggatttagcgcagatagttcgattgaacgatcataTTCTTTGAATTtgatgattcgaaggatttaaatccaacgatcgaaggaatatccttcaatcaaaaaaagttagccaagcctatggggaccttccccataggctaacattgacttcggtagcttttagatggagaactagggggtctaagtattttttaaagagacattacttcgactatcgaatagaacgatttttagttcgaatccttcgattcaaagtcgaagtcgtagtcaaaggtcgaagtagcccattcgatggtcaaagtagcctaaaaaaacttcgaaatttgaagttttttaacttcgaatccttcacttgaagttagtgaatcggcccctaagtttacTTGAGTAAAGTTTGCATATAATACAGTAgcccagtgattcccaaccagtggctcatgagtgacatgttgctcaccaaccccttggctgttaccccagtggcctcaaagcaggtgcatatttttgaatgtctggcatggaggcaagttttggttgtataaaaaccagatgtactgccaaacagaggctgccagtccacatacgggCTACCAATATAGCCCCATAATTGGTATTCCAAGGTTGGGGTTATCTGCAGTAGTGATGCTTGTTTGATTGAGACATCTATTTCTAATAGGATTAATGTCATACATGGCCCAGATGAGAAATTAttaaaactggggggggggggcaggggcaCAGAAGTTAAATATTACAATACTTAAGTTATTCATACTCCAAGGTTGTATAGGAACAAGTTCAAAGGAAATAAAACCTAGAAGATATTTTCTAATAAGTGCTTAGTCAGAGGAAcagcaacattttaatttgttCTGTTTATTTGACACATTGGGTAAGTAACATAATAAAACTTTAGCCATCATTGGCATGGCGTTCATTTAAAAAGCACACACAATTAATATTTGCCttacaaagaaaaggaattaCACAACTTGATTGCATAAGGCTGAGAAATGAGGCGCCTGACTTGCTTGCCAATAAAGGAAGCTGAAATCAACAATTAGTTGTTCTTCCTCTTTTCTTTAATAACGCAGTaggagtcatttatcaacactttacTGGTAGGCCATgtagagctcatttatcaacactgggtacaTTTGCttatgggcagtaactcatggcaaccaaacaAATTGTTCCATTAATTGTTCTACAGCTGCGTTACAGCAAAAGAGAGTGtaccaagaaagggttacatgcCTTTTCTTAAGAGAAAACAATCacaactttgacagtctacccttgtaattgaaatcttccatccatttgttatccacaaaaatccccaaaccCATCTCAATTAAGGATATGGATACCCTTAACACACTACCATTTAAGTATGCAATTATATGTTCacacaactcctcagtgacttctactatccttataATTGACAGTATTGTGTACATTATacctcataatacatgagtgatactcagcgttccctgtataactcagcctgcagccttgtgcttttatatggtcacagaacccctcagtgacttctaatatccttatcatatacagtagggggtacattatcccttataatacatgagtgatactcagagttccctgtataactcagcctgcagccttgtgcctttatatggtcacagaacaacccctcagtgacttctgatatccttatcatttacagtagggggtatattatcccttataatacatgagtgatactcagagttccctgtataactcagcctgtagccttgtgcctttatatggtcacagaacaacccatcagtgacttctaatatccttatcatttacagtagggggtacattatcccttataatacatgagtgatactcagagttccctgtataactcagcctgcagccttgtgcctttatatggtcacagaacaacccatcagtgacttctaatatccttatcatttaaggaTATCAGTTGCCCAGTGTTCTTGTAACCCAATTGCTCCCAAGAATCTGGCTTTATTTTGTTCAGTACATTGCCAGATATAGTGGACCTTGTTTACTTTTTGTGGCTGCTACAAATGTGCTTGTGGAAAAGACCATACGTTGAGCACATGTGTCTCTATGTAAAGCCTAGCACAGATATTTCTGCATTAGGAAAACATGAACATTACGCAGTGCCCAGGGCATGGGTGGATCTTCATTAAGCCTTGGGGAGGCCAAACTTGCCTGATACACctctccaaaaaataaaattaaacaaatttaaTCAAGACCCAAAGCCTCGCTGAAAGATCTGTTGGATTTGTCCAGTTTGAACATGTCTGTTTGATGACATACCTCCCATGCAGAAGTATCATTTCCAGGAAAAAAGAGACCATAGGATATAATCTGGCCAACTATAGGGCAACCCCTCTAATGTCCCATGcgctgcatagcaataaacatgaacaaagaaCCCATCACTATAATAGGCCTAATATCCCCtccaacaattaaaaaaagagaaactgTAGAACCCACCTtctcaaaaaataaaaccactgtttattaaaacataaaaacagaagtggctgctgtaaaaaaaaagccctttatCATAGGCTTGATTAGATGACATCAACACATTAATTATACATAATTAAACATCGCCATCTACTGGTCAAAACCATAAAACTATGTATATTAAACCCAAACTGCAATAAAACAACCTCAAAATGAGGGACAAGGGAAAATGATGTATACAGaaattgttctcctttaagttaactttatggggccaattcaataacttcgagtgaaggattcgaaggtaaaaaaacttcgaatttcgaagttttttttgggctacttcgaccatcgaatgggctacttcgaccatcgaatgggctacttcgaccttcgaatacgacttcgaatctaaggattcgaagtaaaaatcgttctactattcgaccattctatagtcgaagtactgtctcttcgaccccctagttcgccatctaaaagctaccgaagtcaatgttagcctatggggaaggtccccataggcttggctaactttttttgatcgaaggatattccttcgatcgttggatcaaaatccttcgaatcgttcgtttcaaaggtttttatcgttcgatcgaaggaataatccttcgatcgaattttctgcgctaaatccttcgacttcgatatttgaaatcgaaggattttaattcctagtcgaatatcgagggttaattaaccctcgatattcatttttttatcatttgtgtttttttagttatttagcctttttattcagcaactctcgtATTTGtgattttagcaatctggttgctggggtccaaattcccctagcaaccatgcattgatttaaataagagactggaatataaataggagaggcctgaatagaaagaggagtaataaaaaatagcaat encodes:
- the LOC108695738 gene encoding olfactory receptor 2G3, which produces MELKEIFNKNNSFILVGFLDLPQLHYTLLVSFYLIYILTLLGNIIIIVVVSMNNPLQSPMYYFLCNLAFLDICYTTTTLPKLIQLHSEQDGTISFASCLLQQYFYISFAVSEYFLLAAMSYDRYVAICKPLHYSVVMNPKICVLLAKSCWIIGFVSSSVPVSFSSSFHFCNSKMINHFFCDLTALLKLACNKISDIQVVIFIESITLALLPFLFTLASYATIVHSILGIHSKTGRSKAFSTCASHLTVVGLFYGIMIGVYMRPSSMYFPAHDKLFALLYTAVIPMLNPIIYTLRNTEVTDALRKTVTVYLIRWLIGLQEHIDDFAIVLCHFLSKSLRQNFALLLNVCCQPKKDPKGFNV